Proteins encoded by one window of Puntigrus tetrazona isolate hp1 chromosome 17, ASM1883169v1, whole genome shotgun sequence:
- the slc39a9 gene encoding zinc transporter ZIP9 — translation MDDFSSISLLSLAMLVGCYVAGTIPLAVNFSEEKLKLVTVLGAGLLCGTALAVIIPEGVHALYEEMLEGGHHHGHGQVETEVSEQKIVEGVVGQSVEHSHGHEQLHAYIGVSLVLGFVFMLLVDQIGSSHMHSGDDPEAARTASSKVTTTLGLVVHAAADGVALGAAASTSQTSVQLIVFVAIMLHKAPAAFGLVSFLMHAGLERNRIRKHLLVFALAAPVLAMLTYVGLSQSSKEALSDVNATGVAMLFSAGTFLYVATVHVLPEVGGMGGHSHSPGGGAGKGLSKVEVGALVLGCLIPLVLSVGHQH, via the exons atggacgACTTCAGCTCCATCAGTCTGCTGTCTCTGGCTATGCTGGTCGGCTGCTATGTGGCTGGAACAATTCCCCTGGCTGTCAACTTCTCTGAG GAAAAGCTGAAGTTGGTGACGGTGTTGGGAGCCGGGCTGCTGTGTGGCACTGCGCTGGCTGTCATTATTCCAGAGGGAGTTCATGCACTCTATGAAGAAATGCTGGAAG GTGGGCACCACCATGGCCACGGGCAGGTGGAAACGGAAGTTTCTGAACAGAAGATTGTTGAAGGAGTCGTGGGACAAAGCGTCGAACACAGCCACGGTCACGAGCAGCTCCACGCTTATATCGGCGTTTCTCTGGTGCTGGGCTTCGTCTTTATGCTGCTGGTGGATCAGATCGGCAGTTCTCACATGCACAGCGGTGACG ATCCTGAAGCAGCGAGGACCGCTAGCTCTAAGGTCACCACCACACTCGGATTGGTTGTTCATGCTGCAG CTGATGGTGTTGCTCTTGGAGCCGCTGCGTCCACGTCTCAGACCAGTGTCCAGCTTATTGTGTTTGTGGCCATTATGTTGCATAAG GCTCCCGCTGCGTTTGGACTGGTCTCTTTCCTCATGCATGCGGGTTTAGAAAGAAACCGGATCCGGAAACATCTGTTGGTCTTTGCCTTAGCTGCCCCCGTTTTGGCCATGCTCACCTACGTAGGACTCAGTCAG AGCAGTAAAGAGGCGCTATCCGACGTCAACGCCACCGGCGTGGCCATGTTGTTTTCCGCCGGCACCTTCCTGTACGTGGCCACGGTGCACGTCCTCCCGGAAGTGGGTGGCATGGGCGGCCACAGCCACTCCCCCGGAGGCGGCGCAGGGAAGGGACTGAGCAAAGTGGAAGTCGGAGCTCTGGTTCTAGGCTGTCTGATACCTCTGGTCCTGTCCGTCGGCCACCAGCACTAG